GTAGGGGCGCAGTGCGCGAATGGTCATGCTGTTCTCCTTAAAAATAAAAAAGACCTTGGCGATGTAACGCCAAGGTCTCACTAATCGGCTATACCGACGGCGACACCAGGCCATGAGGCCATGCTGTTGATGTCGCCAGGGTTTCAAGAACCCAGTTACTCCCCTTGAGCCGCCAAAGTAGACGTTGTTCATTGTGCTGTCAACAACATCGCCAGGCGCTCAGTGGCTCGCAGCGCTGCAAAATCAGGGGTACAGGCTTTGCGGCCCGAACCCTGCGCCGCAATGTTGCAAGAAGGCAGGCGGCACTTGCCAGTATGGGTGCCTGCGGCTAAAGTGACGGTGAATTATGTGCCGGTGTTACCGGTCAGCCTAGGAGCTTTTTGTGAATATTACTTGCCCGCGTTGCGGTTTCAGCCGTGAATTGCCCGCCGATCGCCTGCCTTCCAAGGCAGTTATAGCCACATGCCCGCACTGCGCCTGCCGGTTCCGTCTGGTTCCCGGCGTCGGGGTCATGGATGTTTTGTCCGAGCCGGAACACCCCGTTGAAAATCCTGCGCACAGCGGTGATTCCGAAGCCGCCGATGCGCGGCCCGAAAATTTGGGTGCGGAACAGCATGGGCGGGGAGCCTGGCAGTCGGGCGATGATGATCCATTGCCCCCTGGGGCCATCGTTCCCGGTCATTCCGTGCAGAAACCCTCATGTGCCGACGACGAGCGGGGCGAGAGCCGTGAACCCGCGCAAAAGCCGCAATCTGGCAGAAAATTTCCTCAGGCGGATACTGGGGAAGAAAGGCATATAGGTAATCTGTGGGGGCTGCTGGGCGGCAAAAATATTTTTGGTCAGCGTGACGATAAGGGCAGTGAAAAACGCGCTGGCGACCGGGATGACGACAATCAGCAGAAACGCAACTCGCAGCGCGGGCTTTTTGGCTCGGCTGACGATGATGCTGATGACAGCCGTAATGCCAGCGCCGCCTATGCGCGTGAATCCTCGCGTTTTGAAAACGACCGCGAAGACAATCAGGACGATGGGCAGCACGGCCCAGCAAATCCCTGGGATGCCGCGCCTGAGCCGGATGGCTGGATATCCGCCTTTTATCACACCTGCATGCGGGTCATGTTTGGCGCGCACAATTTCTTTGCCCATATGCGGGCGGAATCCTCGCAGGTGCGGCCGTTGGTGTTCTATCTGATCATCAGCGTCATTCAGGTTATTATTGAAAGGGTGTGGTCGGGCATCTTTCTTTCGCTCATGGCCCCCAGCGCCGCTTCTGACCCCGAGCTGGAAAAAATGCTCATCCTGCTTTCGCCCCAGCTCAGCCTGCCCATGACCATCCTGATCAAAACCGGCGTTTCTGTGGTGCAGCTCTACGTGCTGTCGGCGCTGATGCATTTTACCTATGGCTTCATAACGGGCAAAAGGCCCGAATTCTCGCTGGTGTTTCAGGTGGCGGCCTATGCGGCAGCACCCTCGCTTTTGTGCGTGGTGCCCCTGCTGGGCTCCATTGTGGGCTTTATCTGGATGATCGCCTGCGTCCTTGTTGGGTGCCGCACGGTTCTTAATCTTACGTGGCCGCAGACCTTCATGGGCTTTGCCCCTGTAGTGCTGCTGCTCGCGCCGCTGTTGCTGCAGGTGATGAAGGCTGCCCAATTCTGAGGATTGCCATGGCCCGCTTTTGGCGAAGAATTGCGCTATTCTGGCATGAATTTCGCAATTGTCGTAAATATGGCGCAAGCATCAGGCCAGACACCATTCGCGCCAAGGCCGAAGACCTTGGGCATCTGGCGGAACTGGCCGGAAGAAGCATTGCGCTGACGGAAGCGGAATCGCTCCATCTGGCGCAGCTGGAGCGGGAAATGCGCAGCCTTGTGCAGATGACCCGCCAGACCTCGTTTTGCACCATCCCGGCAGAAAAACGCCGCGATCTGCACGACAGCCTGGCGCAGGCCAGGGAAAAGCTGCTCGATTCCATGCAAAATGCATGTCTGGCCTCGGAGAAAACGCAATGAACCATCTGTATACCCGGTTTTGCGGCTTGGGCGGCGCGGTGTCGCGCCAGCGCGGGCCTCTTGCGCTGGTGCTGGTCACAGCTACGATTCTGGCAACGCTTTTGTTCACGCTCCTCGGCGGCTGTTCTTCGCCGCCAGACGACAGCCGCAGGTCGGTGAGCGTCACTGGCGACTTCGGTACGCCTTTTCAGTTTCAGATAAACAACTTTGTGCGCCGTCAGCCTCCTGCCATTTACGTGGCGCCGCAGATGGTTCTGGGGAGGCGACCCCGCGCCCTGTTCGTGCCCTTGCGTGCCACGCAGCAGATAGCCAATGCCGTGAGCTTCAGCGAGATGCTTTCGCGGCAGGTCTGGCAGGTCTGGCTTTCGCTCAATGCCTTTCAGGCTCTTGAGTATGCGCCGCAGGGCGCGCCGTACGAACCCTCCCGTGCCATAGCCCTGGCCCGCCAGCGCGGCGCGGAAATGGTGGTCGGGGGGTACATCAATCACTACATGGACGGCGGCAGCACTGGCTCCAGTTCGCTTTCGCTGGCTATGGAAGTCTATGACGCGCGCTCCGGCACCTTGCTCTGGTCCATGGCGCAGGGCGGGCTGATGGAAGCCCGGCAGGTGCATGATTTTTATCTTTTCTCCATCAGGGAGCGCAACCCCGGCGACCCATCGGGCTTTATCGCCCGCTCGCTGGCGTGGGATATGGGTCGCGAAGTTCTGGCCTGGGTTGATCCTTCGTCCAAGGAAAAGTCGTTCTGGGATACGGTATTTGGCTCCAAGGCCTTTTAGGCGTATACCAATCCGTTGCCGTCCCTCATATGACGCAGTGATTGTACTTTTTTGAACTTTCTGCGGAGTGGGCAACTGTAGCGTCAGGTTAGCTTTGTGGGTGTGTTTGCCGTGTAAAAAAGAATACTGCCAGCAATATCTGACAGATAAAGTTTGTGGTGCGGCTTTGCCATTCTGTCTTTTGATTTTTTCGGTAAGGCAGTTTTGCCGCCGCCGATATGTTACAGCCCGCCATGCGGGTTTTGCCGTCAAGCTGGAGCGGGGCAGTGATGCCCCGCTCCTAACTTTTTGAGTGGTAAGGAAAAAGCTCTGTTTGACGAAGCTATTGTCACAGGGTAAGTAATAAGAAATACTAGGGCTGTTCACTCCGTCACAAGCAGTTTGCGCGCTGCGTCACCGCGGCCGCATCCGTCTTGGCTCCGGCCTTTTGCCAGCAAAAGGCCGCATAGGTAGGCGGGAACAGTTCCTTGCCGATCATTCCCCCAATGGATTTGGCTGAATGGGAAGCGGCAGAAAGGAGATCCGCCGTGTGCGCGAAGATGCAAGGTATTTATTTTGACAAGCAGGACAGGGACATCCTGGCTCTGGTCAACCGTATTCTGGAATCCGATGGCAAACAGTCGGACACATTTCTTTTTGATCCCAGCCTGCACCCGCACGGCATCAAGGAACTGGTGGCATCGCCTGTTTCGCGCATGGCTTATGCCGTTATAAACCTGCTGCGGAACCTTCAGGCAGGCCGTACACAGGCTCGCGACCGCCTGCTTGCCCTCAAGACCCTGTATGATGAAGTGCTCAACAGCGCCCATTCGGCCCTGCGTCGCAACACCGCGCGCGCCCTCATGCAGATCATGAAGAGCATGGTGCGCGCCCACGGCAACCAGCTTGAGCAGCTCAAGCTGGCGCACGATTTTCGTCGCACCGTGCAGGGAACGCCGCGCGTGGTGCGCCGCATGCTTGCGCGCTATCATCTGCCTGAAATGCCCGAAAGCTGGAATCAGCTCGCTTTTGACGACCATGTGTATGACGCCAATACCAAGGGCCGCAAAACACCCACCCACCTGATCATGGACGCATGGATCAAGGGTATGCGTTCCCTTACTGTTGCCTATGAATACTGGGTGCAGCCCGAGGCAGCGCGCGAAATTCTGCGCGCAGCGGAAATCACCGGCATCGGCGTGCGTATTGGTCTGGAATTTCATCTGCCTTTTTACGGGCGCTTCATCAGTCTGTTCTGGATTCCTCGTGGTTTCAGCTCCAACGAGGATTTTCTGGAGTTTTTGCACAGCCCCAAGGTTGCCGAACTCATGAAGCGGGGCCGCGAGGTGCTGCGCTGGCGTCGTGAACGCGTGCTCGAAAGCCTTGCGCTCTGGAACGAGATCCAGCGCCCGCAGCTTGAAGCCCAGTGGGGAGTGCCTGTGCCGGAACTGACCGGCGAGGGTTTTTCGCGGCATGTGGGCCGGGGGCAGGCCTCTGGACTGCATCTTGCCGAGGCGCTGCATGCGCATGTGCAGCCCTCGCTGCGTGAACGCGCAGCCCTGTTGCTTGAGAGCGATAGTGAAGAGGCCAGGGCCGAACTGGTTTTTCTGGACAACCTGAGCGCTGAATACATCGCCGACCACTGGCTTTCGCCCCAGGAACACCCGGAAATGCCCGACCTCAACAAACCCTGCGCGCACGGCGACCTGCCGCCGCTCATGCAACTCTCTGTGGGCGACATTACCCGCGAGCTTTCGGAACTGAACCCCGGCTACCGCCTTGTGCTGACCACCAAGGGGCTGAGCGTGGAAGACGTGGCGGAACTTTTGTGGGACAGCCGGGGCAGCATCAGCCATCTGGAAATTTTCAACATGCGCGGCTGGATGGAAGGCAAGCACTCCTGCCTCAAGGCCATCAGCGAGTTGCAGCAGGCCCTCAATGAAGGGCTTGGCCCGCGTGTGAAACAGATGATCCGCACGATGGTGCGCCGTATGAGCACCCAGGATGAGGAGCGCGCGGCAAAGTTCCGCCATATTCTGCACAACGTGCCGAAATTGTGGGAGCACTATCGCAACAAGCCCCTTGGTTCACGCCTTGGTACAAGCTCGGTGAGCCGCGATTCCTATGGTATGGGGTTTGTGCTGCGCGAAACCCTGCCTGCCCGCAGCCGCAAATTTTATGCAAGGGATCAAAAACAGCCGGATATTCCCGTGTGCTCGCCGGTTGAAGAATGCGTGCGTTACAGCAAACCCCGCAATCCTTCGCCCTGGCAAAAGGCCTTGCGGCTGTTGCGTCATCTGCCGGGCTGCCGCCATCTGGGTATGGAACGCCAGTCTGTCTGGAAGACCGCCAGCGTGGACTTTCGCATCTGCACCAAGGGCAACGTGCTCAATCTTGGCGGTTTGAGCCTTGCCTGCGGCAACGGCCTTTTGGGCAAAGCCTGCGAAAAGGGCAGCAGCGAACCTCTGGGGCCAGCCTACTTTAACAGTTCTGTAAGCAATTGCCTCAAGGTGCTCATGGGCTTCTGCCCTGCGTTTTTTTCCTTTATGTATACGCAGAACTGGTGGTTCCTCGCCTGGTGCGGCACCTTTATCTGGTTTGGCATTACGGGATTCCGCAACGTGGTGCAGATGGTCATGGCTGCCAAGGGGGCAACGCGTTCCACGCTCATTCACTGGAAAGATCAGGTCAACGTGAGCCGCTTGTGCGATTCGCTCATGTTCACGGGTTTTTCAGTGCTGCTGCTTGAAATGCTGGTGCGTGTGCTGCTGCTCGACAAAACACTCGGCATTACAGCAGCCCAGAACCCCTGGATGGTCTTTGGCGTGCTCAGCCTTGTTAACGGCATCTATTTGTGCGCGCACAATGTGTTTCGCGGCTTTCCCAAAGAGGCATCCATCGGCAATCTGTTTCGCAGCCTTCTGGCCATCCCGGTGTCGTCGCTGTACAACTGGGTGCTGTATCAGGTGGCCTTTCTGCTGGGAGTGGATAATCCGGCCATGTATCTTGTGCCGAGCGCCGCGGTTATTTCCAAGATGGCCTCGGATTCGGTTGCCGCTCTCATTGAGGGTTATGCCGACAGCCAGGTGAACCTGCGCATGCGCAGATGGGATTATCGCAGCAAGCTTGCCAATGTTTTTGACTGCTACACGCGCCTGGAATTGCTGTTTCCTGACGAAGACGCTCTTATCAAACTGGCAAAATCCGGCGGCTTGCAGGGCAGCGGCGGGGTGATGGGCAAGGAGCTTGAACGGGCTTTCATCATTAACGCCCTTGACCTCATGTATATATGGTTCTATCAGCCCCGCGCGCAGGATGCCTTCCGGCAGATTGCCAGGGCCATGCCCGAGGCTGACCGCAACGTGCTTGCGCGGGCGCAGCTTGTGCTGACGCGTGAGCGCGAGGTCAGCCAGATGCTGGTGGACGGATTGCTTGGGCGTAATTTCTCCCGGCCACTGGCTTTTTATCTCGATAAGCGTAAAGAATATCTGAGGCGGCTAAGCCGTCTGTGTCGCCCCGGAAAAATGCGGGAACCGGGAACGTTCTAAGCCATTGCGGTTGCAGTTGGCGCCAGGAAGCCAGATATAGGCCAAACGGCAGCAAGAGAACAGATGATGCCTGCTGCGCAGGCATCATCTGAATAAATCATACAGCGGGCGCGGGCAGTTGCCTTTGCGCCGGGCACAAGGCGCTCCTGCCTGACAGGCAGCGCCAGCACACACCGGAAGTATGGGAACGACGCGGTTCCCGTCTTCAAACCACCGTTGCAGGTTCACCTGCTCCGGTGGTTTTTTTGTTGTTGCGGCAAAAGTACAATGCAAAACGGTTAGTCATCTGTTTTTTCACGGTTTTATTTTAAGCGGGTGCATTGTGTGGTCAATCAATCAAAGGTGTGCTTGTGCAAAAAATAATTTTACACTCTAGTTGCTTGTGCAAAAAAGAACTTTTGAATGTGAAACTAAAAGGAAAAAAAGAACTAACTAAATGCTTTGTTATGCTTGCATTGGCTTTTTATATGGTATATTTTTCCCCACAGGAGTCTTTCATACTTACGACAGAGCATTTCACACTGATATCGTTCTGTATAACAAAAGGAGTTACGAATGAGTACGGATCTTAAGAGCATGCATATGGGTCAGATCACCTCGTTCTTTATCCCCAACGTCA
This region of Desulfovibrio desulfuricans genomic DNA includes:
- a CDS encoding YIP1 family protein — protein: MNITCPRCGFSRELPADRLPSKAVIATCPHCACRFRLVPGVGVMDVLSEPEHPVENPAHSGDSEAADARPENLGAEQHGRGAWQSGDDDPLPPGAIVPGHSVQKPSCADDERGESREPAQKPQSGRKFPQADTGEERHIGNLWGLLGGKNIFGQRDDKGSEKRAGDRDDDNQQKRNSQRGLFGSADDDADDSRNASAAYARESSRFENDREDNQDDGQHGPANPWDAAPEPDGWISAFYHTCMRVMFGAHNFFAHMRAESSQVRPLVFYLIISVIQVIIERVWSGIFLSLMAPSAASDPELEKMLILLSPQLSLPMTILIKTGVSVVQLYVLSALMHFTYGFITGKRPEFSLVFQVAAYAAAPSLLCVVPLLGSIVGFIWMIACVLVGCRTVLNLTWPQTFMGFAPVVLLLAPLLLQVMKAAQF